Proteins from one Rhinopithecus roxellana isolate Shanxi Qingling chromosome 20, ASM756505v1, whole genome shotgun sequence genomic window:
- the CRYM gene encoding ketimine reductase mu-crystallin: MNRVPAFLSAAEVEEHLRSSSLLIPPLETALANFSSGPEGGVMQPVRTVVPVTKHRGYLGVMPAYSAAEDALTTKLVTFYEDRGITAVVPSHQATVLLFEPSNGTLLAVMDGNVITAKRTAAVSAIATKFLKPPSSEVLCILGAGVQAYSHYEIFTEQFSFKEVRIWNRTKENAEKFADTVQGEVQVCSSVQEAVAGADVIITVTLATEPILFGQWVKPGAHINAVGASRPDWRELDDELMKEAVLYVDSQEAALKESGDVLLSGAEIFAELGEVIKGVKPAHCEKTTVFKSLGMAVEDTVAAKLIYDSWSSGK; the protein is encoded by the exons ATGAACCGCGTACCAGCGTTCTTGAGCGCGGCCGAGGTGGAGGAACACCTCCGCAGCTCCAGCCTCCTCATCCCGCCTCTAGAGACTGCCCTGGCCAACTTCTCCAGCGGTCCCGAAGGAGGGGTCATGCAGCCCGTGCGCACCGTGGTGCCGGTGACCAAGCACAGGGG CTACCTGGGGGTCATGCCCGCCTACAGTGCTGCAGAGGATGCCCTGACCACCAAGTTGGTCACCTTCTACGAGGACCGCGGCATCACCGCGGTCGTCCCCTCCCACCAGGCTACCGTGCTACTCTTTGAGCCCAGCAATGGCACCCTGCTGGCG GTCATGGATGGAAATGTCATAACTGCAAAGAGAACAGCTGCAGTTTCTGCCATTGCCACCAAG TTTCTGAAACCCCCCAGCAGTGAAGTACTGTGCATCCTTGGAGCTGGGGTCCAGGCCTACAGCCACTATGAGATCTTCACAGAGCAGTTCTCCTTTAAGGAG GTGAGGATATGGAACCGCAccaaagaaaatgcagagaagtTTGCAGACACAGTGCAAGGAGAGGTACAGGTCTGTTCTTCGgtccaggaggctgtggcaggtgcaGATGTGATCATCACAGTCACCCTGGCAACAGAGCCCATTTTGTTTGGCCAATGGGTGAAGCCAGGGGCTCACATCAATG CTGTCGGAGCCAGCCGACCTGACTGGAGAGAACTGGATGATGAGCTCATGAAGGAAGCTGTGCTGTACGTGGATTCCCAGGAGGCTGCCCTGAAGGAGTCTGGAGATGTCCTGTTGTCAGGG GCTGAGATCTTTGCTGAGCTGGGAGAAGTGATTAAGGGAGTGAAGCCAGCCCACTGTGAGAAGACCACGGTGTTCAAGTCTTTGG GAATGGCAGTGGAAGACACAGTTGCAGCCAAACTGATCTATGATTCCTGGTCATCTggtaaataa